Below is a genomic region from Methanomethylovorans hollandica DSM 15978.
CCTTGAAAAATGACTTATCAGATCATCTTATCTCCTGATTTTGAGAAAGATACAAAAGTCTTATTTAAAAAGGATCCTGCTCTATATGATCGTTTTAAGAAAACGGTTTATAATATATTGGAAAATCCGTTTTGTGGAAAGCCACTACGCAATGTGCTAAAAGGGCTTCGCAGAGTTCATGTTGGGCACTTTGTACTCATATACGAACTCGATGAAACCCATAGGACTATCACACTTTTGAGCTTCACACATCACGATAAAGCATATAAATAACAAAAAACGCTATGCTTAAGTATGTTTTCACAAATTCGTATCTTCTCTATTTTTGATGGTGTAAAATCACATTATATTGTAAAACTTTGTATTATAGATCTCAGCTATTTCCTTTTCTGCTTCAGGTACCAGCAGTTTGGTCACCATGGAGATAGAGCAAGAATCCAGGTCCATGAAAATCTTTGCGTTTTCCACTGCGGTAGATTTTGCAGAAAAAGAGCTCATGATATCCGATAGGTTCTCTCTTGTTATTGTTTCGGTCTGATCAGAATAAGTCTTTGTTTCCAAAAGGACAACGCACGGTTTCTGCACAATGTGCACTGCGATTATTTCTGGTCTCAACCACCGGGAATGCCTTTGTCGCAGTTCATGTACGATATTGGATGACATGGGATAATCTTTCACAAAAGCAACAATCTTATTGACCTCATCCATGATGTTGTGGATAATTTGCATGCGCAGATTCACACTGCCCTCATATTCCAGAGCTTTTTCTATGGAAACTGCCCTGAAAACTGCATTATCCATCTCCTCAGATGCACTTTCGACGTGGGTGAAGAACAGTCTCCACAATGCAAGCAAAGAAAGTTCCGAGTTGTACGGGACGATCTCCATTACAGAAAGAGCGAATTTCAGGTATGCCTCCAGATCTTTAAGCGTTTTTGTAACTTCAACGATATCCGAGGAAATACCCAGGTTCATTTTGTTGCTCATCCTGTAATTCATCTCTTTGCCATACTCCTGCTCCATGCGAAGAAGGAGATTCTCAGTATCTGCTCCGTAGAATGCATTGAATACCTGTATTGCAGCTTTCCTGTAAGCTTCTGCCCACTCCTTAGCAGGAGTATCAAAATACCCCGGATAATGAGGATTAGGCACAAAGAACCATCCGGCGTGGACATGCATCTTTTTGAAATCATCAATGGTAAAGTCGCATTGCAGATCATTCTTCTGCAGATATTCAGCGAAGAATTCGAGCTTTTGCTCATGACTGCTCAGGTAAGTTTCATAGTTGTTGTCATATTGGATGTACTTTTCATCAGGCGAGTAGTCTTGCTGCAGGTAAGTGGTTATCGAGAACTCGATGGAATTGTCGAATGCTATACAGGCCATTGCCCTGTCAAAAGCAGTATCTTTTTTGAAATGCCATTCAGCCTGTGCTAATATTTCCAGAGAATCATATGGATATCTGTTCATTTTTAACCCTCCAGCCCTGAAAGAAAGACAATGTATGTTTTTCATCGTTTTTTTGGTAATGATTTATATTTATGAGTTAATAGATAGTATATTATAGTGAATAGTAAGTATATAATTTTATCTATTTGTGTTTACAATTTAAGAGTATATCTAAAACGAATGTATATGAAGACTACTCTAACATCAATAAAATTATACTGCAATAGGTTTAGTAATAAATCTTAATTATTTGTTTTTTCAACAAAAGCAGCTATTTTTTGCATATGTATGGGTTTATAATATAGATATTGCTTTTTGCCTCCAACAACAACATCGATTATATAATAATCTCCCTTTCTTTCTTTAACTTCTTCAGGTGCAACTTCATAATTCAGTATTTTTTTTGCAATTTTTAAAATATTGTCCAGATTTCTGTTTGGATGATTTTTCATTAAAGCATGGCAATTTGGACATAAACATATAACATTAAACTCCATATTAGTCCATTCATGAGCATTTTCGGTCTCAACGATTCTATAAATGGAAAAATACGGTTGATTGCTACCTATATTTAATTTTGTGTTACATAACTGGCAATGTCCTCTATATTGTTCAAATAAAAACTGTTTTGGATCGATGCTATCATATATTTCAGTTTTAATTAAGTGACTATTTTTTCTTTTGATTTTAATTCCATCAAGCCGTTTATGGAATTTATCACTATATTTTTGACGGATTTTCTCTTCCTCTTCTGGAGAAACACTATTATCCCACCCGGAGTTATTTGTATTTTTGAAATAAGTTTTTCCATGTTTACTAAGAGATTTTTCGAACTTCTTCCGAATATCGGATGGTGATGATTTCTTTGGTAAATTTTCTTGTTTCTCCAATGTGCTTTCATTTTGAGTTCCAGACAGATGAGAAAATGAGGATTTCTTTGATAATTGTTTATGTTCTTCTAGTGTGCTCTCAGTTTCGTTTCCAAGTAGACTATATATTGATGATTTCTTTTGGGACTGCTTTGTTTTTTTCAAAGATGCGATTAGTTCTGGAAGTTTCATTCTATCTTCTTCGTCAAGTGACTGGATTTCATTAATAATTCCCTCAAGTTCTGGACATTTTTCTTTTAAGTATTCAGCTACTTCTAACATAAATTGAGCCTTTAGTTTAAGTTTTTCTGCGAGAGTCTTAGCTTTTGGGCTTTTTATATTGAATTCATCTGGCAAATCTGATAACATTAAGTCTGATGGAAGATGGAAGTTATTTTCTTTGTCGGGAATCCATTGGTGTTCAGTTAGTAACTTACCTGCTTTTGAATACTCTTCTGATTTTGTAGAGTTCGAATAGTCTTGGCGACTTGAAGATTCAACTGTTCCAGAAATTATTTTGGAATTATTCTCTAAAATACTCCATAAGATATGTGCTTTCTGGACAGTGATATTTTTTAAAGCATGTTCTAATCCTTCAATCTCACTATCTGGATCAAATCCATTTAAACTTCGTTTATGCCAGCCATGCATACTAGAAATTGTAACATTTCCCCATTCGCTACATTTACAGGTAATATTTATTTGAGATTTACACCCCAACTTTTTAAATATAATTCTGTCTAAATTCAAATTGGAATATAAACTATCTAGAAGGTAAATATTAGAATTTTCTTCAAAAAAAGTCTCTATATCCCTGTGACCTGTATATTTTTCACCAAGATAGATTTCTAAAGGCTTCTTTAATAAAATTTCTCCTGTACAGATATTTTTTGCATATAATATTGGCGTTGTTCTTAATATCTCCAACAACTCTCTTTTTCGGTCTGAATTTATTGATGATAGTATCGTTTTTGAAATCCACTCTATATGTTGTAAATGTACTTCTTTGTCAATTGGCAAGTTTTTATCTTCTTTATAGAAAGGCAATATTATATCAATTATTTCTGCTATATCATCAGGTTTTTGTAATTCCAATTCTTCGAGAAATTCTTTTGCTTTTGGGTCGTTGGCAATGTTATCCTTTATAGTTGGAAAACGTTCTCTGAATTCGGATGGGAAATAAGCATTAGGTTTTCCTTCCTCACTAAAGGGAATAACATGGGAATTGTTGTCTAACCTTATGATTTCCTTTGATAGAAGAGGGCCTTTTTGATAATATTTCTTCCACAATGCTTTTTGATCTAAAAGAAAAATATAGAACTTTTTTACCCATTCATCTGACTGCTTCTCAATAAAGTCAACAGAAAAATCCCTCGCAAACTTGTCTGGGTCGATTTCAGGAACAGAAAGTTCAGTAATTAAATAAGATCGAAGTTCAGGAGTTTTATCTTTTGTAATAGTTCCATCAAGCCATTGAAGATTTTCACGATGCAACAAATCACTTATCTGTTTTGAAGATAATAATTCCCTTAATGATTGTGAGTTGGCTAATATTGCTTGTTTTGCAGTTACATATCCACCATTATATGTCGGAAGGAGAGCATTATCACCGAGGAATTTTTCTTTTATTTTCTTGGATATAGGCAAAAAAGTAGAATTATACCTAAGTGCGTTGATATCTATTGAAAGAGTTTGTAAAAAAGAGACGTCAAGTAATTCCATTTCTTTAATTCTATCGAGACTCTCTGCAGTAAGAATAGCAATTTCTTCAATTAATAATTTATTCCAGTCATTACTAAATATATTATCACGGGAAGTGGTTGTTTGAAAATTACCTTGAATGAGGAAACTAAGGCCAGTTTTTTTATCTGTAGGGAAAAAAACCACTAACTGAGTGTTATCTGCAGAAATAATCTGTTCTTTTTTTGAGTTCTCGTCATTTTGAACTAAATATGCAATTTCTACACTCGATTTATTATTACACTCATTTGAAATTGTTCGGCTAAATTTAAGCCAGTTTTCAATAGATATTACACTTACATTAGACTCTGAGTAAAGTATGGCTCTTGAGTATGTTGTTTCGTGGTTCGATTTTTTATAATATTTTCCATATGTTCCATCAATCTTCCACGTAATCTCCTCTATGTTTTTTAGGAATAAAAGTGTCCTTGCTCCAAGACCAATTAATTTAGATTTAATTTCCAAATAGGAATCTTTTTGGTTAATTTTATCGTTGTTCAGAGGTATTACAAAGAGAGTTTGGCCTTTAATTATGTCATTTCTCTGATTTATTGAATACGGATGCACGTAGTTTTTAATGCAGAAACAATAATGTCCACTGTATATCTCAGGTGATTTGGTATATGCATAAACAGATTTAAAACCAATTCCAAACTTCCCAATTTGAGATATATCTTGTTTTTTAGTTCCACTGGCCAATCTGCAGATGCCTTTTATGTCTTCTTCATCAAAGGGTATTCCATTATGTCTTATCTCTAATCGATCATTATATAACTCGAAATGAACTGATTTTATACGTGTGTCTTCCTTATTTAATCTCTCATAAGCATCCTCAGCATTCTGTAAAAGTTCATATATAAAGTGAGTTTTTTCACTATAAAGTTCTGTCAGTAATGTAGGTCCATACTCATTTACAGCCGTACCATAAAGTCCAATATTTTCTTCTCTGATAACATCATAAATAACATTAGTCATAATTATTACCAAACCTTAATATGAACAATTGCTTCCAAATTATAATCTAGTGACAATTCTTGACGATGTTGTAGTTCATTGATTTTAGTTTTATGTTTTGCCTTTTTGCTATCAATTCGACCTTTCATTAAACGTACAAATCTTTCATCAGGTGTTTTCCCCTCAGATCTTTGCTTTTCAATATACCGATTGAGACTTTCTTGTAGTTTTTCGACTTGTAGCTTACAGGACTGTGTTAAAGCAGTTATTCT
It encodes:
- a CDS encoding type II toxin-antitoxin system RelE family toxin; the protein is MTYQIILSPDFEKDTKVLFKKDPALYDRFKKTVYNILENPFCGKPLRNVLKGLRRVHVGHFVLIYELDETHRTITLLSFTHHDKAYK
- a CDS encoding sacsin N-terminal ATP-binding-like domain-containing protein, whose translation is MTNVIYDVIREENIGLYGTAVNEYGPTLLTELYSEKTHFIYELLQNAEDAYERLNKEDTRIKSVHFELYNDRLEIRHNGIPFDEEDIKGICRLASGTKKQDISQIGKFGIGFKSVYAYTKSPEIYSGHYCFCIKNYVHPYSINQRNDIIKGQTLFVIPLNNDKINQKDSYLEIKSKLIGLGARTLLFLKNIEEITWKIDGTYGKYYKKSNHETTYSRAILYSESNVSVISIENWLKFSRTISNECNNKSSVEIAYLVQNDENSKKEQIISADNTQLVVFFPTDKKTGLSFLIQGNFQTTTSRDNIFSNDWNKLLIEEIAILTAESLDRIKEMELLDVSFLQTLSIDINALRYNSTFLPISKKIKEKFLGDNALLPTYNGGYVTAKQAILANSQSLRELLSSKQISDLLHRENLQWLDGTITKDKTPELRSYLITELSVPEIDPDKFARDFSVDFIEKQSDEWVKKFYIFLLDQKALWKKYYQKGPLLSKEIIRLDNNSHVIPFSEEGKPNAYFPSEFRERFPTIKDNIANDPKAKEFLEELELQKPDDIAEIIDIILPFYKEDKNLPIDKEVHLQHIEWISKTILSSINSDRKRELLEILRTTPILYAKNICTGEILLKKPLEIYLGEKYTGHRDIETFFEENSNIYLLDSLYSNLNLDRIIFKKLGCKSQINITCKCSEWGNVTISSMHGWHKRSLNGFDPDSEIEGLEHALKNITVQKAHILWSILENNSKIISGTVESSSRQDYSNSTKSEEYSKAGKLLTEHQWIPDKENNFHLPSDLMLSDLPDEFNIKSPKAKTLAEKLKLKAQFMLEVAEYLKEKCPELEGIINEIQSLDEEDRMKLPELIASLKKTKQSQKKSSIYSLLGNETESTLEEHKQLSKKSSFSHLSGTQNESTLEKQENLPKKSSPSDIRKKFEKSLSKHGKTYFKNTNNSGWDNSVSPEEEEKIRQKYSDKFHKRLDGIKIKRKNSHLIKTEIYDSIDPKQFLFEQYRGHCQLCNTKLNIGSNQPYFSIYRIVETENAHEWTNMEFNVICLCPNCHALMKNHPNRNLDNILKIAKKILNYEVAPEEVKERKGDYYIIDVVVGGKKQYLYYKPIHMQKIAAFVEKTNN